From the Flavimarina sp. Hel_I_48 genome, one window contains:
- a CDS encoding transporter has protein sequence MNQFKYIKTNYFLIVTLFTWLSMSANTPLDSIAATTVSHYTFEDDCDVCGCGGSGGSMGYGTVGNGNFVGLRYIYQQYRSKDGIFNNSPWIDENFNTLQVWAQIPISDKISVNAIVPYHFHNREFNDGSGQNINGLGDISVLGFYNLISPRIDGLFPQQQYILKHNLQVGAGIKLPTGDYKRENNTGSVNPSFQLGTGSLDVVLAGNYSISHNEWGAGVLANYTFKTENQENYQFGNQFNYGFNIYRTFTTMKMRSFTPVVGLAGEVYETNKSFGLDVAKTAGNILFTRLGVETNIGKFSGGINLMLPLAQELNDGNVAAKSRLGIHLNFII, from the coding sequence ATGAATCAATTTAAATATATAAAGACCAATTATTTCCTTATAGTTACCTTGTTTACCTGGCTTAGTATGAGTGCAAACACACCGCTGGACTCTATTGCCGCAACAACAGTTTCCCATTATACATTTGAAGACGACTGCGACGTGTGTGGTTGTGGCGGCAGTGGTGGGAGTATGGGCTACGGCACCGTGGGGAATGGTAATTTTGTAGGGTTGCGCTACATTTATCAGCAATATCGCTCTAAAGATGGCATTTTCAACAACTCCCCGTGGATTGATGAAAATTTTAATACCCTACAGGTATGGGCGCAGATCCCAATCTCAGATAAAATAAGCGTCAATGCGATTGTTCCCTATCATTTTCACAACAGGGAGTTTAACGATGGCAGTGGGCAAAATATCAACGGACTGGGAGATATAAGTGTTTTGGGCTTTTACAACCTCATTTCCCCACGAATTGATGGACTTTTCCCGCAGCAGCAGTATATATTAAAACATAATTTGCAAGTGGGCGCGGGTATAAAATTGCCCACAGGGGATTACAAACGGGAGAATAATACCGGCAGTGTAAATCCCAGTTTTCAGTTGGGAACAGGGAGTCTGGATGTTGTTTTGGCCGGTAATTATTCTATTTCTCACAACGAATGGGGCGCTGGCGTTCTTGCCAATTATACGTTTAAAACAGAAAATCAGGAAAACTATCAGTTTGGGAATCAGTTCAATTATGGTTTTAATATTTACCGAACATTTACCACAATGAAAATGCGCTCCTTTACTCCCGTTGTGGGATTGGCCGGTGAGGTTTATGAGACCAATAAAAGTTTTGGTTTAGATGTGGCAAAAACTGCCGGGAATATTTTGTTTACCAGACTGGGTGTCGAAACCAATATAGGTAAATTCTCAGGTGGTATCAACCTGATGTTGCCATTGGCTCAAGAACTTAATGATGGTAATGTAGCGGCTAAAAGTAGGCTAGGGATTCATCTGAATTTTATTATTTAA
- a CDS encoding class I SAM-dependent methyltransferase — protein sequence MHCKGQETRAEGAYTYKQGSYDGIGKWYLGREIAHVMGYQGINWLERDEREEEENTTKLLRNMDIAADDTIADIGAGSGYHVFKMAPKASKGIVYAVDIQEEMLTAMRSKKEETGISNIKLTKGSEKSVNLPENSVDKVLMVDVYHEFNYPVEMIASIKKALRPDGKIYLIEYRGEDAAIPIKELHKMTEKQAVKEMEAAGMKLMENMTNLPWQHCMIFVKE from the coding sequence ATGCACTGTAAAGGTCAGGAAACTCGCGCAGAAGGTGCTTACACCTATAAACAGGGAAGTTATGATGGTATAGGGAAGTGGTACCTGGGAAGGGAAATTGCCCATGTCATGGGCTATCAGGGTATCAACTGGCTGGAGCGGGACGAGCGGGAGGAAGAGGAAAATACGACCAAGCTACTCCGTAATATGGATATCGCGGCAGATGATACGATTGCAGATATTGGCGCGGGATCTGGCTACCACGTCTTTAAAATGGCACCCAAAGCTTCAAAAGGTATTGTGTATGCGGTAGACATTCAGGAGGAAATGCTGACTGCCATGCGCTCCAAAAAAGAAGAAACCGGTATCAGCAATATAAAACTGACCAAAGGGAGCGAAAAAAGCGTAAATCTACCCGAAAATTCAGTAGATAAAGTACTTATGGTAGATGTGTACCATGAGTTTAATTATCCCGTTGAAATGATTGCCTCCATTAAAAAAGCCCTGCGTCCAGATGGCAAAATCTATCTTATAGAATACCGTGGTGAAGACGCTGCTATCCCTATCAAAGAACTGCACAAAATGACCGAAAAACAAGCCGTAAAAGAGATGGAAGCAGCCGGCATGAAACTTATGGAAAACATGACCAACTTGCCCTGGCAGCACTGCATGATCTTTGTAAAGGAATAA
- the aspS gene encoding aspartate--tRNA ligase: MYRTHNNGALRAEHIGETVTLAGWVQKSRDKGFMIWIDLRDRYGITQLIFDEERTPSEVMELSKTLGREFVIQVTGKVIERESKNANMPTGEVELLVEKLDVLNQAKTPPFTIEDKTDGGEDLRMKYRYLDIRRNPVKEKLIFRHKVTIAVRNYLSEKGFIEVETPYLIKSTPEGARDFVVPSRMNEGQFYALPQSPQTFKQLLMVGGMDKYFQIVKCFRDEDLRADRQPEFTQIDCEMAFVEQEDILNAFEGLTKHLLKDVVGFEIENFPRMTYDDAMRKYGNDKPDIRFGMEFGELNDVAQHKEFKVFNDAELVVGIAVPGGASYTRKEIDKLVDWVKRPQVGALGMVYVKYNEDGSYKSSVDKFYDQEDLAKWAEKTGAKPGDLICVLSGDSHKVRGQLSALRMEMATRLELRKSNEFAPLWVTDFPLLEWDEETNRYHAMHHPFTSPKTGQLELLKTDPGAVKANAYDLVLNGNEIGGGSIRIHDRETQAKMFDYLGFTEEEAKAQFGFLMDAFTYGAPPHGGIAFGLDRLVAILGGQETIRDFIAFPKNNAGRDVMIDAPAKIDDSQLKELNLKVTV; this comes from the coding sequence ATGTATAGAACGCACAACAATGGTGCCCTTAGGGCAGAACATATAGGAGAAACGGTAACACTGGCCGGCTGGGTACAAAAAAGCCGCGATAAAGGCTTTATGATCTGGATAGATTTGCGAGATCGTTATGGGATTACCCAACTTATTTTTGACGAGGAGCGTACGCCCAGCGAAGTGATGGAACTTTCTAAAACCTTGGGCCGTGAGTTTGTGATACAGGTTACGGGTAAAGTGATAGAGCGCGAATCTAAAAACGCAAATATGCCCACGGGTGAGGTAGAACTTTTAGTTGAAAAACTTGACGTTTTGAACCAGGCAAAAACCCCTCCTTTTACCATAGAAGATAAAACCGATGGAGGCGAGGATCTGCGCATGAAATACCGCTACCTGGATATACGCCGTAACCCGGTAAAGGAGAAACTTATCTTTCGCCATAAAGTGACCATTGCGGTGCGCAATTACCTTTCGGAAAAAGGATTTATCGAGGTGGAAACGCCGTATTTGATCAAATCTACCCCAGAAGGTGCGCGCGATTTTGTCGTTCCCAGCCGTATGAACGAAGGGCAATTTTATGCCCTGCCACAATCGCCACAGACCTTTAAGCAATTGCTTATGGTGGGCGGTATGGATAAGTATTTTCAGATCGTAAAATGTTTCCGCGATGAAGACTTGCGCGCAGATCGCCAGCCCGAATTCACCCAGATTGACTGCGAGATGGCTTTTGTGGAGCAGGAGGATATTTTAAATGCCTTTGAGGGACTCACAAAGCATTTATTAAAAGATGTGGTAGGTTTTGAAATTGAAAATTTCCCGAGGATGACCTACGATGACGCCATGCGGAAATACGGTAACGACAAGCCAGATATTCGATTTGGGATGGAATTTGGTGAGCTTAACGATGTTGCCCAACATAAAGAGTTCAAAGTATTCAATGACGCCGAACTTGTTGTAGGTATTGCGGTGCCCGGCGGTGCAAGCTACACCCGTAAGGAAATCGACAAGTTGGTTGACTGGGTAAAACGCCCGCAGGTAGGCGCGCTGGGCATGGTTTACGTTAAGTATAACGAAGACGGAAGTTATAAATCCTCGGTAGATAAGTTCTACGATCAGGAAGATCTGGCAAAATGGGCCGAAAAAACGGGAGCAAAACCAGGTGACTTGATCTGTGTCCTTTCCGGCGACAGTCATAAAGTTCGTGGTCAACTCAGCGCCCTACGTATGGAAATGGCCACGCGTTTAGAACTTAGAAAATCAAACGAATTTGCACCGCTCTGGGTAACCGACTTCCCGTTATTGGAATGGGATGAGGAAACCAATCGCTACCACGCGATGCACCATCCGTTTACCTCACCCAAGACTGGCCAACTGGAACTCTTAAAAACCGATCCTGGTGCCGTAAAAGCCAATGCGTACGATCTAGTTTTAAACGGAAATGAAATAGGCGGTGGTTCCATTAGGATTCATGACCGGGAAACCCAGGCAAAAATGTTTGATTACCTCGGTTTTACCGAAGAAGAGGCGAAAGCACAATTCGGTTTCCTTATGGACGCGTTTACCTACGGGGCGCCACCACACGGCGGGATTGCCTTTGGTCTGGACCGATTGGTCGCCATTTTGGGCGGTCAGGAAACCATACGTGATTTTATCGCCTTCCCTAAAAATAATGCGGGCCGCGATGTAATGATCGATGCACCGGCTAAGATTGATGATTCACAATTGAAGGAATTGAATCTAAAGGTTACTGTGTAG
- a CDS encoding TonB-dependent receptor, which yields MRAIYILLLLITTVFSAGAQEKGSIVGVLSDKEANGEPLPFATVQLKNTTKGGTTDFDGLYKIDNVDPGTYTLVFSFVGYETLEVPNVNVESGKVTTINSGLGASSATLDEVLITVTTSRESEVALLLEQKNAVAIQQNIGADELARKGVSNAAAAIAKISGVSKQSGGTGNVYVRGLGDRYLNTTYNGLSLPSNDIDRKNMNLDLFPSDIIQNVSVSKAYSTKFFGDFAAGNIDVVAKDYKGRGFLDIDLGTGFNSRAAGKNFVRSEGTGYFGFYNRYDNNPFAVILSHPVDAVDGGEAININGSISGGKSFDLGESRLSIFGTASFTNDFEYRRGSAADFTTRVKTSYSDVEEYEYSTTTTGMLNLAYRISNEHRINFNSLFLNSSSDEVGNFGIDGNGRNRNAFLNQDAGFFTKNILFKEDLIFVNQLSGVDQVGENFELTWGVGYNKVFAHQPDRKRFSFENYNLALDGDPSTNASFYDNVNFDNQRYFQDIEDEELNSRLNLEYKASDKLKFNFGYNGRTKERYFENIRYGYDILGVNVTVADVNNLNDFFDVSNLGQNYDTFVFNSISPELGIDQRNFPGLPENTYTGNLDIHAGYINAEITAGKFLIVPGVRVESIKQAINYNVINIRKNIDTVSAYTNVFLPSINVKYALSEDQNLRFSISKTASLPEFKEVAPFLYEDVTTRVGGNSDLLVGTTVSDIYNLDLKYEWFMSSGELFSIAGFAKEIKDPVNKVISNSATGDQRFFRTGDKANVYGVELELRKNLLSDQDENNIMSMGLNATYMYTEQKLSSVNGLFSTTLDRTDQLQGASPFLLNADVSYSPTFGTYKPVANVVFSYFADRIDALGSGSIGNLVEKSVTSLDFIMRNAIGDHLEINLGAKNLLDPNFEYVREGTEAGDFTTSIYKRGIDFSLSAKYKF from the coding sequence ATGAGAGCAATCTATATACTTTTATTACTAATAACAACGGTATTTTCTGCCGGTGCACAAGAAAAAGGAAGTATAGTGGGCGTTTTAAGCGATAAAGAGGCAAATGGGGAACCCCTTCCATTTGCCACCGTCCAACTCAAAAACACAACAAAAGGTGGGACTACCGACTTTGATGGGCTTTATAAAATAGACAATGTAGATCCCGGTACTTATACATTGGTATTTAGTTTTGTGGGTTATGAAACCCTAGAAGTACCCAATGTAAACGTAGAATCTGGTAAGGTGACCACGATAAATTCCGGATTGGGCGCCAGTTCAGCAACGCTAGACGAGGTTTTGATCACGGTTACGACTTCAAGAGAATCTGAAGTTGCGCTCTTATTGGAGCAGAAAAACGCGGTAGCTATTCAGCAGAACATAGGCGCCGATGAATTAGCCAGAAAAGGGGTGAGCAACGCGGCTGCGGCGATTGCAAAAATATCAGGTGTATCTAAACAATCGGGAGGTACAGGCAACGTATATGTGCGGGGCTTAGGTGATCGCTATTTAAACACCACATATAACGGTCTTTCACTCCCGTCCAATGACATTGACAGAAAAAATATGAACCTGGATCTATTTCCTTCTGATATTATTCAGAACGTATCAGTGAGCAAGGCATATTCAACGAAGTTCTTTGGAGACTTTGCTGCCGGAAACATAGATGTGGTTGCTAAAGATTATAAGGGCAGGGGCTTTCTGGATATTGATCTGGGCACAGGGTTCAATTCGCGTGCAGCAGGCAAAAATTTCGTACGCAGTGAGGGTACAGGATATTTTGGATTCTATAATAGATACGACAACAATCCATTTGCAGTAATACTTTCTCACCCTGTAGATGCAGTTGATGGAGGAGAAGCAATCAACATCAATGGTTCTATTTCTGGAGGAAAATCTTTTGATCTTGGAGAAAGCCGCCTAAGTATTTTTGGTACAGCATCTTTTACAAATGATTTTGAGTATAGGAGAGGTTCTGCTGCAGACTTTACGACTCGGGTAAAAACAAGTTATAGCGACGTTGAAGAATATGAATATTCAACAACTACAACGGGAATGCTAAATCTCGCTTACCGAATAAGCAATGAACACCGCATTAATTTCAATTCTCTATTTCTAAACAGCTCTTCTGATGAGGTAGGGAATTTTGGGATAGATGGTAATGGTAGGAATAGAAATGCATTCCTCAATCAAGACGCAGGTTTTTTTACTAAAAATATTTTATTTAAAGAAGACCTCATCTTCGTAAATCAATTATCTGGAGTTGATCAGGTAGGTGAAAATTTTGAACTTACTTGGGGTGTGGGTTACAATAAGGTATTTGCTCATCAGCCAGATAGAAAGCGATTCAGTTTTGAGAACTATAATCTCGCCCTAGACGGTGATCCAAGTACTAATGCTTCGTTTTATGATAACGTCAACTTTGACAATCAGCGCTATTTTCAAGATATCGAGGACGAAGAACTCAATAGTCGCCTTAACCTTGAATATAAAGCGTCAGACAAGCTAAAATTTAACTTTGGATATAATGGGCGTACCAAAGAACGCTATTTTGAGAATATCCGCTACGGATATGATATTTTAGGAGTAAATGTAACCGTTGCTGACGTAAATAATCTGAATGACTTTTTTGATGTTAGCAACCTAGGCCAAAACTATGATACGTTTGTATTCAACAGTATAAGTCCTGAATTGGGTATAGATCAACGTAATTTTCCTGGTTTACCAGAGAATACATATACAGGTAACCTTGATATCCATGCGGGATATATCAATGCCGAAATCACGGCTGGAAAGTTTTTGATAGTACCTGGTGTTCGGGTAGAATCCATTAAACAGGCCATTAATTACAATGTGATAAACATCCGTAAAAATATAGATACTGTTAGTGCCTACACTAATGTATTCTTACCTAGCATTAATGTTAAGTATGCTCTCTCCGAAGATCAGAACTTACGTTTTTCAATCTCCAAAACCGCATCGCTACCAGAATTTAAAGAAGTAGCACCATTCCTTTACGAAGACGTAACAACCAGAGTAGGTGGTAATTCCGATCTGTTGGTAGGAACCACGGTAAGCGACATCTATAATTTAGACCTAAAATACGAGTGGTTCATGTCAAGTGGGGAGTTATTTTCCATCGCTGGTTTTGCCAAAGAAATTAAAGATCCGGTAAACAAAGTGATCTCCAATAGTGCCACAGGAGATCAGCGCTTTTTTAGAACTGGAGATAAAGCCAATGTTTATGGGGTTGAGCTGGAGTTAAGAAAAAACTTATTATCAGATCAGGACGAGAACAATATAATGTCAATGGGTTTGAATGCCACCTATATGTATACTGAGCAGAAACTAAGCAGCGTGAACGGACTCTTTTCTACTACACTGGACCGTACTGATCAGCTTCAAGGAGCTTCTCCATTTTTGCTTAATGCCGACGTGAGCTACTCTCCAACATTCGGAACATACAAACCTGTCGCCAATGTAGTATTCTCCTATTTTGCAGATCGTATTGACGCTTTAGGTTCTGGAAGTATTGGTAATCTCGTTGAAAAAAGCGTGACAAGTCTTGATTTTATTATGAGAAATGCTATTGGCGATCATCTGGAAATAAATCTTGGGGCTAAAAATTTACTCGATCCAAATTTTGAGTATGTAAGAGAAGGTACAGAGGCAGGAGATTTTACAACGTCAATCTACAAGAGAGGTATTGATTTTAGCCTCTCTGCCAAATACAAATTTTAA
- the dgt gene encoding dGTP triphosphohydrolase: MHWEQLLSLKRFGDTAIRQRKEQDETRLGFEVDYDRIIFSSAFRSLQDKTQVIPLSKTDFVHTRLTHSLEVSVVGRSLGRLVGQKLLEKYPNLAENGYRFSDFGAIVAAAALAHDIGNPPFGHSGEKAIGAYFEHGEGARYKDSLTAKEYQDLIKFEGNANGFRILNESKPGVPGGIRLSYATLGAFTKYPKESLPHKPTKNIADKKYGFFQNDKDFFKEVARELGMKPTGSVDDQAFARHPLAFLVEAADDICYTIIDFEDGINLGLIPEEFALEYLIKLVGSAISTKTYNQMQDTASRLSYLRALAINTLIREAVNLFMANEEQILKGEFHVGLLEKSSFKAQIEDIISLSVDKIYQSREVIEKEIAGFEILTTLLHARTKCIDDDSLHYNKLVKNLFGSAIIAEPSSVYDALIAICGEISMLTDSKALLFYKKIKGLDIE, encoded by the coding sequence ATGCACTGGGAGCAGTTACTTTCATTAAAACGCTTCGGCGATACCGCGATACGTCAACGTAAGGAACAAGATGAAACCCGTCTGGGTTTTGAAGTAGATTATGACCGCATTATATTTTCTTCGGCCTTTAGGAGCTTGCAAGATAAGACCCAGGTCATCCCGCTCAGTAAGACAGATTTTGTGCACACCCGTTTAACGCATAGTCTTGAGGTGTCTGTGGTGGGGCGTTCTTTAGGAAGGCTGGTAGGGCAAAAACTTCTCGAAAAATACCCAAATTTAGCCGAAAATGGGTACCGTTTCAGTGATTTTGGGGCAATTGTGGCTGCGGCGGCACTGGCACACGATATCGGGAATCCGCCGTTTGGCCATTCTGGCGAAAAAGCCATTGGTGCTTATTTTGAGCACGGCGAAGGCGCACGTTATAAGGATAGCCTAACGGCGAAAGAATACCAGGATCTTATCAAATTTGAAGGTAATGCCAATGGTTTTAGGATTCTCAATGAATCCAAACCGGGCGTTCCCGGCGGCATCCGACTTTCTTACGCTACTTTAGGTGCATTTACTAAATATCCCAAGGAGTCGCTACCGCATAAACCCACAAAGAATATTGCAGATAAAAAGTATGGTTTTTTTCAGAATGATAAAGACTTTTTTAAAGAGGTAGCTAGAGAATTAGGTATGAAGCCTACGGGAAGTGTAGATGATCAGGCTTTTGCCCGGCATCCACTCGCCTTTCTCGTAGAAGCTGCTGATGATATCTGCTATACGATTATCGACTTTGAGGATGGTATAAACCTGGGGCTTATCCCGGAGGAATTTGCATTGGAATATCTTATAAAGTTAGTAGGCAGTGCCATAAGTACGAAAACCTATAACCAGATGCAGGACACGGCATCCAGGCTGAGTTATTTGCGTGCCTTAGCGATCAATACACTGATCAGGGAAGCCGTCAATTTGTTTATGGCAAACGAAGAGCAGATCTTAAAAGGTGAATTTCACGTTGGTCTGCTTGAAAAAAGCAGTTTTAAAGCGCAGATTGAGGATATTATCAGTCTAAGCGTCGATAAAATCTACCAGAGCCGTGAAGTTATTGAAAAGGAGATTGCTGGTTTTGAGATCCTGACCACATTGCTACATGCACGTACAAAATGCATTGATGACGATTCCCTGCATTATAATAAACTGGTAAAAAATCTTTTTGGTTCGGCAATCATTGCTGAGCCTTCAAGTGTTTACGATGCCTTGATCGCAATCTGCGGTGAGATTTCCATGCTGACCGATAGTAAAGCGTTACTTTTTTATAAAAAAATTAAGGGATTAGATATAGAATAG
- a CDS encoding TetR/AcrR family transcriptional regulator, with protein sequence MQSSIGTMARKKEYIEEEVIEKAMNLFWRNGYENTSMHMLEKEMGINKFSIYSSFGNKNGVFIESLKCYRQKLNALIVKLKASGNGITGIQEYFYDFIEFTKETEFGKGCLVTNTANELREETDVNIKDVLSKFTEDIKAIFAECLRQDQNKDKETIEEQADFLLISMFGLSSATRIFTKKQLDNYITNIFKHIA encoded by the coding sequence TTGCAGAGTAGTATAGGAACAATGGCCAGAAAAAAAGAATATATAGAAGAAGAAGTGATTGAAAAGGCCATGAACCTATTTTGGAGAAATGGTTATGAAAATACTTCAATGCATATGCTGGAAAAGGAAATGGGAATCAATAAATTCTCAATTTACTCCAGTTTTGGCAATAAAAACGGTGTTTTCATCGAAAGCTTGAAATGTTACAGGCAAAAGCTAAATGCACTTATCGTCAAATTGAAAGCTTCGGGAAACGGGATTACTGGTATTCAGGAATATTTCTACGATTTTATTGAATTTACAAAAGAGACTGAATTTGGTAAGGGATGTCTGGTAACCAATACCGCTAATGAACTCCGTGAAGAAACAGATGTGAATATTAAGGATGTTCTGTCCAAATTTACCGAAGATATTAAAGCCATTTTTGCCGAATGTTTGAGACAAGACCAGAATAAGGATAAGGAGACTATCGAAGAACAGGCTGATTTTCTGTTGATCTCCATGTTTGGATTGTCGTCCGCCACACGGATATTCACTAAAAAACAACTTGATAATTATATAACAAACATTTTTAAGCACATCGCTTAA
- a CDS encoding carboxymuconolactone decarboxylase family protein, producing MTSLKIHSIESAPEESKVFLEKSKKAYGMVPGLHGVLAGAPQLLEAYQTLHELFTQSSFNKEELTVVWQAINVEHACHYCVPAHTGIAKSMGVDDAITEALRNETPLENEKLEALRTMTLSIVRNRGNVSQEELDAFYAAGYEERQVLEIILGLSQKVISNYTNHIANTPVDKGAEKYAWSKENVEK from the coding sequence ATGACATCATTAAAAATTCACAGTATCGAATCTGCACCTGAAGAAAGCAAGGTGTTTTTAGAAAAATCCAAGAAAGCTTACGGGATGGTTCCCGGATTGCACGGCGTGTTGGCCGGGGCTCCCCAATTACTTGAGGCCTATCAAACCTTGCACGAGCTTTTCACACAATCATCTTTTAACAAAGAGGAATTGACCGTGGTTTGGCAGGCTATAAATGTAGAGCATGCTTGTCATTATTGCGTACCTGCTCACACGGGGATTGCCAAATCTATGGGCGTTGACGATGCAATCACCGAAGCTCTGCGCAACGAGACCCCTCTGGAAAATGAGAAATTGGAAGCCCTGCGCACCATGACACTTTCAATTGTACGCAACCGCGGTAATGTTTCACAAGAAGAATTAGATGCGTTTTATGCAGCCGGTTATGAGGAACGACAGGTATTGGAGATCATTTTGGGACTTTCTCAAAAAGTGATCAGCAACTATACCAACCACATTGCGAATACCCCGGTAGATAAAGGTGCAGAGAAATACGCGTGGTCAAAAGAAAATGTTGAGAAATAG
- a CDS encoding DsbA family oxidoreductase — MKDKIKIDIVSDVVCPWCTIGYKRLEKAIAVLNMEDQVEIEWQPFELNPNMPAEGQNLKEHIAEKYGSTEEQQQESQQRMIDAGEELGFTFDYFDGMRMANTFEAHVLLDYAKAFGKQTELKMQLTKAFFSERKDVSKREVLKQALLDVGLNAEEGLSTLDNEEARYHVRTEQNYWKNSGVNSVPTIVFDRKSAVTGAQPVDVFKQILTEIAAEA; from the coding sequence ATGAAAGATAAAATAAAGATAGATATCGTTTCTGATGTGGTTTGCCCTTGGTGTACCATAGGTTATAAGCGGCTTGAAAAAGCAATTGCGGTACTGAATATGGAAGATCAGGTCGAAATTGAATGGCAACCCTTTGAACTGAATCCCAATATGCCCGCAGAAGGTCAAAATCTTAAAGAGCATATTGCAGAAAAATACGGTTCTACGGAAGAGCAGCAGCAGGAGTCGCAGCAGCGTATGATAGATGCCGGCGAAGAACTTGGTTTTACATTTGATTATTTTGACGGAATGCGGATGGCCAATACTTTTGAGGCGCATGTCTTACTGGATTACGCCAAAGCATTCGGCAAGCAAACCGAACTAAAAATGCAGCTTACCAAAGCCTTTTTTAGCGAAAGAAAAGATGTTTCTAAAAGAGAGGTTTTAAAACAAGCGTTGCTGGATGTTGGCCTAAATGCAGAGGAAGGCTTGTCTACATTGGATAATGAAGAAGCGCGTTACCACGTAAGAACCGAGCAGAATTATTGGAAAAATTCGGGAGTGAATTCTGTGCCCACCATCGTTTTTGATCGTAAAAGTGCCGTGACCGGCGCCCAACCTGTAGATGTATTTAAACAAATACTAACTGAAATAGCCGCGGAAGCTTAA